One genomic window of Polyangium aurulentum includes the following:
- a CDS encoding cupin domain-containing protein, which translates to MPTHIEKPTRIEAAGNKPKLIDEYVGRVNSQTGAVSVAHMRSPGGWVEPGQRPAFDEFTVVLRGALRVEYEGGAIDVRAGQAVIAHKGEWVRYSTPGDEGAEYIAVCLPAFSPDTVHRDA; encoded by the coding sequence ATGCCTACCCATATCGAGAAGCCGACCCGCATCGAGGCGGCGGGCAACAAGCCCAAGCTCATCGACGAGTACGTCGGCCGCGTCAACTCGCAGACGGGCGCCGTCAGCGTCGCCCACATGCGCAGCCCCGGCGGCTGGGTCGAGCCCGGCCAGAGGCCCGCGTTCGACGAGTTCACCGTGGTCCTGCGCGGCGCCCTGCGCGTCGAATACGAGGGAGGCGCGATCGACGTGCGCGCCGGCCAGGCCGTCATCGCGCACAAGGGGGAGTGGGTTCGCTACAGCACGCCGGGCGACGAGGGGGCCGAATACATCGCGGTTTGTCTGCCCGCATTCTCGCCCGACACGGTCCACCGCGACGCCTGA
- the msrB gene encoding peptide-methionine (R)-S-oxide reductase MsrB, producing MSQTPGPDDPYRDRLSPEQFRVARCGGTERAFTGKYWNHKADGRYLCICCRAPLFDSTTKFDSGTGWPSFFAPADAGAIKEIEDLSHGMQRIEARCKQCDAHLGHVFPDGPRPTGMRYCINSASIDFEPRAGSNP from the coding sequence ATGTCCCAGACTCCCGGACCCGACGACCCCTACCGCGATCGCCTCTCTCCCGAGCAGTTCCGCGTGGCTCGCTGCGGCGGCACCGAGCGCGCGTTCACCGGCAAGTACTGGAATCACAAGGCCGACGGGCGCTACCTCTGCATCTGCTGCCGCGCGCCCCTCTTCGATTCGACCACCAAATTCGACTCGGGCACCGGCTGGCCCAGCTTCTTCGCGCCCGCCGACGCCGGCGCAATCAAAGAGATCGAAGACCTCAGCCACGGCATGCAGCGCATCGAGGCGCGCTGCAAGCAATGCGACGCCCACCTCGGCCACGTCTTCCCCGACGGACCCAGGCCCACCGGCATGCGCTATTGCATCAACTCCGCCTCCATCGATTTCGAGCCCCGCGCCGGATCGAACCCGTAG
- a CDS encoding GDSL-type esterase/lipase family protein: MTRSLRPLVITLALAACAESPSASAPDSAVAAAPVPASAAAPASASPSAAAPVPAPAPSRGQVYVVAAVGDSLTDARSNGGKFLDELRKRCPQSRFDNFGKGGDMVNQMRRRFERDVLGAKTSSDKQGYTHLIVFGGVNDLYSDQTALRTPAKIEADLSAMYAAGKARGMRVVALTVAPWGGFQKWYNPSRAGATGELNDWIRGRKAAGEVDAVIDAFALLSCGEPEKLCPAYMEPFKDGLHFGPKGHDKLAEALSRDVFADCR, from the coding sequence ATGACGCGCTCACTTCGCCCGCTCGTCATCACGCTGGCGCTCGCGGCCTGCGCCGAGTCGCCCTCCGCGTCCGCGCCCGACTCCGCTGTCGCCGCCGCGCCCGTTCCCGCGTCTGCTGCCGCGCCCGCTTCCGCATCTCCCTCCGCCGCTGCGCCCGTTCCCGCTCCCGCGCCCTCGAGAGGGCAGGTGTACGTGGTGGCCGCCGTCGGCGATTCGCTCACCGACGCTCGATCGAACGGCGGAAAGTTTCTGGACGAGCTGCGCAAGCGCTGTCCCCAGAGCCGGTTCGACAATTTCGGCAAGGGCGGCGACATGGTCAACCAGATGCGGCGCCGCTTCGAGCGCGACGTGCTGGGTGCAAAGACATCGTCGGACAAACAGGGCTACACGCACCTCATCGTCTTCGGGGGCGTCAATGATCTGTACAGCGATCAGACTGCGCTCCGGACGCCCGCGAAGATCGAGGCCGATCTGTCGGCCATGTACGCGGCCGGCAAGGCGCGCGGAATGAGGGTCGTGGCGCTGACGGTCGCGCCCTGGGGGGGATTTCAGAAATGGTACAACCCCTCGCGGGCGGGGGCGACGGGAGAGCTGAACGACTGGATCCGCGGACGAAAAGCCGCGGGCGAGGTCGACGCGGTGATCGACGCGTTCGCGCTGCTCTCTTGCGGCGAGCCGGAGAAGCTCTGCCCTGCGTACATGGAGCCCTTCAAGGACGGGCTGCACTTCGGGCCGAAGGGACACGACAAGCTCGCCGAGGCCCTCTCCCGCGACGTGTTCGCCGATTGCCGGTGA
- a CDS encoding cytochrome-c peroxidase gives MDEPRTEASAALTTAELRDLALTRTNSLKTVDAPDAPNMKQFVADRAALRTLGKALFWDQQVGSDGQACASCHFHAGADNRSKHQVNPGLGNKMPGGDPNAYGEETGFGPNVTGFGPNVQLTEDDFPLHKLSDPDNRNSTVLSDSNDVISSQGVFNATFKAVALPYDAAAPSLGGYGAVFNVDGVLVRNVEPRNSPTVINVAFNHRSFWDGRGRPSFNGANPIGELDPGVRIVKTNKSGKNTNAALVSVKLDNSSAASQAVGPALSVLEMTFAGRGFPDIGRKVLLSKPLAMQYVDKEDSILGKSSLYPQKGISASYTDLIKKAFQPTYWDAPGWIVELSSGKPTLKKQAAPSKPNQYTVMEYNFSLFFGLAIEEYEKQLVSDDSPFDRFMEGDDDALTPVEQAGLEIFLTKGRCSRCHSGPVFTSASFESAGAEPIKRMTMGDGGVAVYDNGHYNIGIRPTQEDIGLGGRVGPNNLPISYSRGYQEILQFLVKSLMASNPLLDYETAIRQANSLAKVPRMYANPAGAATLLGAADPKAAEVFEQAESDLSTAVAALPPIAILTKTQANLLLGEANACLTQADELMTATPPNPNDAALEFMKCHDTLREVAKLLENPPAIVAQLDAGAKLLAPGISLLPDPIDPGPDPAKPFGPPLRPEERVAVDGAFKVPSLRNVELTAPYFHNGGAATLEQVVDYYNRGGDFAETNQADLDPGVRPLGLTLEERAALVAFLKSLTDPRVRFDQGPFDHPSIDIPNGGTVGAETSAVFGVPVLDDHFTLPAVGASGSGVAYGTPETPFANFLQPLTAP, from the coding sequence GTGGATGAGCCTCGGACGGAGGCCTCTGCTGCGTTGACGACGGCCGAGCTGCGCGACCTCGCGCTCACGCGCACCAATTCGCTCAAGACCGTGGACGCCCCCGACGCGCCCAACATGAAGCAGTTCGTCGCCGATCGGGCCGCGCTGCGCACGCTCGGAAAGGCGCTCTTCTGGGACCAGCAGGTCGGCAGCGATGGCCAGGCCTGCGCGAGCTGCCACTTCCACGCCGGCGCCGACAATCGCTCGAAGCACCAGGTGAACCCCGGCCTCGGGAACAAGATGCCCGGCGGTGACCCGAACGCCTACGGCGAGGAGACCGGCTTCGGCCCGAACGTCACCGGCTTCGGCCCGAACGTGCAGCTCACGGAGGACGATTTCCCGCTCCACAAGCTCTCCGACCCGGACAACCGTAATTCAACCGTTCTTTCCGATTCGAACGACGTCATTTCCTCGCAGGGCGTCTTCAACGCCACCTTCAAGGCCGTCGCCCTCCCCTACGACGCGGCCGCGCCTTCGCTCGGCGGCTACGGCGCGGTCTTCAACGTCGACGGCGTCCTCGTGCGCAACGTCGAGCCGCGCAACTCGCCCACCGTCATCAACGTCGCCTTCAATCACCGCAGCTTCTGGGACGGCCGCGGGCGGCCCTCGTTCAACGGCGCCAATCCCATCGGCGAGCTCGACCCCGGCGTGCGCATCGTCAAGACGAACAAGAGCGGCAAAAACACGAACGCCGCGCTGGTCAGCGTCAAGCTCGACAACTCGTCCGCGGCGAGCCAGGCGGTCGGCCCGGCGCTCAGCGTCCTCGAGATGACGTTCGCGGGCCGGGGCTTCCCCGACATCGGCCGCAAGGTGCTCTTGTCCAAGCCCCTCGCCATGCAATACGTCGACAAGGAGGACAGCATCCTCGGCAAATCGAGCCTCTACCCCCAGAAGGGCATCTCCGCGTCGTACACCGACCTCATCAAGAAGGCCTTCCAGCCGACCTACTGGGACGCCCCGGGGTGGATCGTCGAGCTGTCCTCCGGCAAGCCCACGCTGAAGAAGCAGGCCGCGCCCTCCAAGCCGAATCAATACACGGTGATGGAGTACAACTTCTCGCTCTTCTTCGGCCTCGCCATCGAGGAGTACGAGAAGCAGCTCGTCTCGGACGATTCTCCTTTCGACCGCTTCATGGAGGGCGACGACGACGCGCTCACGCCCGTCGAGCAGGCCGGGCTCGAGATTTTCCTCACGAAGGGCCGCTGCTCGCGCTGCCACTCCGGCCCGGTATTCACCTCCGCGTCCTTCGAGAGCGCGGGGGCCGAGCCGATCAAGCGCATGACCATGGGCGACGGCGGCGTCGCCGTCTACGACAACGGCCATTACAACATCGGCATCCGCCCGACGCAGGAGGACATCGGCCTCGGCGGCCGCGTCGGGCCGAACAACCTCCCGATCTCTTACTCGCGCGGCTATCAGGAGATCTTGCAGTTCCTGGTCAAGTCGCTCATGGCCTCGAATCCCTTGCTCGATTACGAGACCGCCATTCGCCAGGCGAACAGCCTCGCCAAGGTGCCCCGCATGTACGCGAACCCGGCCGGCGCGGCCACCCTGCTCGGCGCGGCCGATCCCAAGGCCGCAGAGGTCTTCGAGCAGGCCGAGAGCGATCTGTCGACGGCCGTCGCGGCGCTTCCGCCGATCGCGATCCTCACCAAGACGCAGGCGAATCTCCTGCTCGGAGAGGCCAATGCCTGCCTCACCCAGGCCGACGAGCTCATGACGGCCACGCCGCCCAACCCGAACGACGCGGCCCTCGAGTTCATGAAATGCCACGACACGCTGCGCGAGGTGGCCAAGCTGCTCGAGAATCCGCCCGCCATCGTCGCCCAGCTCGACGCGGGCGCCAAGCTGCTCGCGCCCGGGATCAGCCTCTTGCCCGATCCCATCGACCCGGGCCCCGACCCTGCCAAACCGTTCGGGCCGCCCCTCCGCCCCGAGGAGCGGGTCGCCGTCGACGGCGCGTTCAAGGTCCCGTCGCTGCGCAACGTGGAGCTCACCGCGCCTTACTTCCACAACGGCGGGGCGGCGACGCTCGAGCAGGTGGTCGATTACTACAATCGCGGCGGCGATTTCGCGGAGACGAATCAGGCCGACCTCGATCCGGGCGTGCGTCCGCTCGGGCTCACCCTCGAGGAGAGGGCGGCGCTCGTCGCGTTCCTGAAATCGCTGACCGATCCGCGCGTGCGCTTCGACCAGGGGCCCTTCGATCACCCGAGCATCGATATCCCGAATGGCGGCACGGTGGGCGCGGAGACCAGCGCGGTCTTCGGCGTGCCCGTCCTCGACGACCACTTCACGTTGCCCGCGGTGGGCGCCTCGGGCAGCGGCGTCGCCTACGGCACCCCCGAGACCCCGTTCGCGAATTTCCTCCAGCCGCTCACGGCGCCCTGA
- a CDS encoding M16 family metallopeptidase: MRCLRLLRSFGTALALLSFSAGANAAAPPAPVAVQLPIQRVTLDNGLRVVMNVDRSAPTVAVAVTYDVGSRDEEPGKSGFAHVFEHLMFGATKNLDEGALQRLVMSRGGFLSATTHVDRTPYFMVVPENEIALALWLEAERMRSIDVSQKSFEAERKVIEEEHRLRVDDMPYGKAYWALGELVYQGAYAYAHPVTGALSDLGRAELGWVQAFHASHYGPNTAVLSLSGDFDPDAVMALVHRHFDAIPRINHKPFAEQAVTEQTSERRRIVDDAVARLPGLEIGFATPPPRTREHDALRMIAVLLGDGDTARLPAELVRKDALCTEAHAALDGLYGRGPGILRIALRLAEGASVGEVEKRVDAAIGDLAARPPSAAEMARARKRLETAFVLGLAWNRDRAIELGKYEIYYGDARLLGRELERLAQVTAEDVQKVAARFLAPARKNVVETRPARAPEAPKESK, encoded by the coding sequence ATGCGTTGCCTCCGCCTCCTCCGCTCGTTCGGCACGGCGCTCGCGCTCCTGAGCTTCTCCGCCGGGGCGAACGCCGCAGCGCCGCCCGCGCCCGTCGCCGTCCAGCTCCCCATTCAGCGCGTCACGCTCGACAATGGCCTGCGCGTCGTCATGAACGTCGATCGCAGCGCGCCCACGGTGGCCGTGGCCGTCACCTACGACGTGGGCTCGCGCGACGAGGAGCCCGGCAAGAGCGGCTTCGCGCACGTGTTCGAGCACCTCATGTTCGGGGCCACGAAGAACCTCGACGAGGGCGCGCTGCAAAGGCTCGTGATGAGCCGCGGGGGCTTTCTCTCGGCCACCACGCACGTCGACCGCACCCCCTATTTCATGGTCGTGCCCGAGAACGAGATCGCCCTCGCGCTGTGGCTCGAGGCCGAGCGCATGCGATCGATCGACGTGAGCCAGAAGTCGTTCGAGGCCGAGCGCAAGGTGATCGAGGAGGAGCACCGGCTGCGCGTCGACGACATGCCCTACGGCAAAGCGTACTGGGCGCTCGGTGAGCTCGTTTATCAAGGCGCCTACGCCTACGCGCACCCGGTGACCGGCGCGCTCTCCGACCTCGGTCGCGCCGAGCTCGGCTGGGTGCAGGCATTCCACGCGAGCCATTACGGCCCGAACACGGCCGTGCTGAGCCTCTCCGGCGACTTCGACCCCGACGCCGTGATGGCCCTCGTGCACCGCCATTTCGATGCGATCCCGCGCATCAACCATAAACCGTTCGCCGAGCAGGCCGTGACCGAGCAGACGTCCGAGCGCAGGCGCATTGTCGACGATGCGGTCGCGCGCCTCCCCGGCCTCGAGATCGGCTTCGCGACGCCCCCGCCGCGCACGCGCGAGCACGACGCATTGCGTATGATCGCGGTGCTCCTCGGCGACGGCGACACCGCGCGCCTGCCCGCCGAGCTGGTGCGCAAGGACGCGCTCTGCACGGAGGCCCATGCAGCCCTCGACGGCCTCTATGGTCGCGGGCCGGGGATCCTGCGCATCGCGCTCCGGCTCGCCGAGGGGGCGAGCGTCGGGGAGGTCGAAAAGCGGGTGGACGCGGCCATCGGCGACCTCGCGGCGCGACCGCCGAGCGCGGCCGAGATGGCGCGGGCGCGCAAGCGGCTCGAGACGGCCTTCGTCCTCGGCCTCGCCTGGAACCGGGACAGGGCGATCGAGCTCGGCAAATACGAGATCTATTACGGCGACGCGCGGCTCCTCGGGCGCGAGCTCGAGCGCCTCGCCCAGGTGACGGCCGAGGACGTGCAGAAAGTCGCGGCACGCTTCCTCGCCCCGGCCCGCAAGAACGTCGTCGAGACGCGGCCTGCCAGGGCTCCGGAAGCGCCGAAGGAGTCGAAATGA